One part of the uncultured Celeribacter sp. genome encodes these proteins:
- a CDS encoding UDP-N-acetylglucosamine--N-acetylmuramyl-(pentapeptide) pyrophosphoryl-undecaprenol N-acetylglucosamine transferase, whose translation MTDQAPLLVIAAGGTGGHMFPAQSLAEVMLARGWRVKLSTDARGARYTGGFPEGVEIDTVPSATFARGGLAAKALVPFRLAGGVISALFKFLTDKPAVVVGFGGYPAIPAVTAATLLRRPRMIHEQNGVLGRVNEVFAKRVDVVACGTWPTTLPEGVQGLHVGNPVRGAVLDKHAAPYIPPGDYPMEILVIGGSQGARILSDVVPAAIAALPEPLRGNLRISQQARPEDLERVVAYYHEQGIPADVRSFFDDIPIRMSEAQLVISRSGASTVADISVIGRPSILVPFAAAAGDHQTANARGLVEADAAVMIPENKLTAESLSEQILNVLSHPQGAMQMAHGALSVAKPQAAEELAALVEELAALRS comes from the coding sequence ATGACGGATCAAGCTCCCCTTCTTGTCATCGCTGCAGGTGGCACCGGAGGGCATATGTTCCCGGCCCAGTCGCTGGCCGAGGTGATGCTGGCGCGGGGCTGGCGGGTGAAGCTGTCGACCGATGCGCGCGGCGCACGTTACACCGGCGGCTTTCCCGAAGGCGTCGAGATCGACACGGTGCCCTCTGCCACTTTCGCCCGCGGCGGGCTGGCGGCCAAGGCGCTGGTGCCATTTCGTCTGGCGGGCGGCGTGATCTCGGCGCTGTTCAAATTCCTGACCGATAAGCCTGCCGTAGTGGTGGGCTTTGGCGGCTACCCGGCGATCCCGGCGGTCACCGCGGCCACGCTATTGCGGCGCCCGCGGATGATCCACGAACAAAACGGCGTGCTGGGGCGGGTCAACGAAGTCTTTGCCAAACGCGTCGATGTCGTGGCCTGTGGCACATGGCCGACCACTTTGCCCGAGGGCGTTCAGGGGCTGCATGTCGGCAACCCCGTGCGCGGGGCGGTTCTGGACAAACATGCCGCGCCCTATATTCCTCCGGGCGATTATCCGATGGAAATTCTGGTGATCGGCGGATCGCAGGGCGCACGCATCCTCTCTGATGTGGTGCCTGCCGCGATCGCCGCCTTGCCCGAACCGCTGCGGGGCAACTTGCGGATCAGCCAGCAAGCCCGCCCCGAGGATCTGGAGCGTGTCGTGGCCTACTATCACGAACAGGGCATCCCGGCAGATGTGCGTAGCTTTTTCGATGATATACCGATCCGGATGAGCGAGGCGCAGCTGGTGATTTCGCGCTCCGGGGCGTCCACGGTGGCCGACATCTCGGTGATCGGGAGGCCTTCCATTCTGGTGCCCTTCGCGGCGGCGGCTGGCGATCACCAAACTGCGAATGCGCGAGGTCTGGTCGAGGCCGATGCCGCGGTGATGATCCCAGAAAACAAGCTGACGGCTGAAAGCCTGTCGGAACAAATTCTGAACGTCCTCAGCCATCCGCAGGGGGCCATGCAGATGGCGCATGGCGCGCTCTCGGTGGCCAAGCCGCAGGCCGCCGAAGAGCTTGCAGCGCTGGTTGAGGAGCTGGCCGCACTCCGGTCATAA